Proteins co-encoded in one Marinobacter qingdaonensis genomic window:
- a CDS encoding RSP_7527 family protein, translated as MSYKAPKLNEHGTIDVDYYTQLAVQERNEHIAQMAASLKASIKSFFQVKLPKLSTSH; from the coding sequence ATGAGTTATAAAGCTCCGAAACTGAACGAACACGGCACTATCGACGTGGACTACTACACCCAGCTCGCGGTGCAAGAGCGTAATGAACACATTGCGCAGATGGCGGCGTCACTGAAAGCCAGCATCAAATCCTTCTTCCAGGTGAAGCTGCCAAAGCTGTCCACCAGTCACTAA